One genomic region from Vibrio sp. SCSIO 43137 encodes:
- a CDS encoding diguanylate cyclase domain-containing protein, whose protein sequence is MRDRLFGWLTINQMLFISHLALVLSIICGMSYSRYQSDWETKVQYLADTSASHIAAYNTFFSGSVAGRNYANLLMQSTFDSLKAIPNLKFAEIIGTSDYTNHNVEVRYSIEKSKGWRLDVTQEDAKQLSVKLNRLESALASTPEENSVHIKKLNRLINKVKLDLKVVNENIELQSLSIPAAPHQMQHSSHYLDEEANLLHVRITLRNKNGGHLWAIIDATSLTEIKNKLLADVLKEALIALAISFFLIYIITLWIVSPLKGLATSMKQDIEKIDQSRIPEINRADEIGDLARSYSSLTTRIKNQLRILKSQAETDPLTGIGSRFKYQKYAAEIAQHALQKGNTVYIVICDIDNFKRFNDLYGHTEGDNVLTDVANTMNELIDEQELACRIGGEEFVFILSGKDQTQLQKKIDALRLAVLKLAIPHRGNPPHHVVTVSVGAVPITSTLNTVTVEQAEQLVQKALMKADEQLYSGKESGRNTVMYGEQLNIEGSD, encoded by the coding sequence TTGCGTGATCGATTATTTGGCTGGTTAACCATAAACCAGATGCTGTTTATTTCGCATCTGGCGCTTGTTTTATCCATCATTTGCGGTATGTCTTACTCCCGCTATCAAAGTGACTGGGAGACAAAAGTCCAATACCTTGCTGACACGTCTGCCAGCCATATAGCCGCATACAACACCTTTTTCTCCGGATCAGTAGCAGGGCGAAATTATGCCAACCTACTCATGCAGTCGACATTCGACAGCCTCAAGGCCATTCCGAACCTGAAGTTTGCTGAAATTATCGGCACCAGCGACTATACAAACCACAATGTTGAAGTGCGTTACTCCATTGAGAAAAGTAAAGGCTGGCGGCTGGATGTCACCCAAGAGGATGCTAAGCAGCTTTCGGTTAAACTAAACCGGCTGGAAAGCGCCTTAGCAAGCACACCAGAAGAAAATAGCGTCCACATCAAAAAACTAAACCGGTTGATCAACAAAGTTAAGCTCGACCTAAAAGTGGTAAACGAAAATATTGAGCTGCAATCTCTCTCAATTCCGGCAGCTCCGCACCAGATGCAACACTCTAGCCACTATCTGGACGAAGAAGCCAACCTGCTACACGTCCGTATAACGCTTCGCAACAAAAATGGTGGTCATTTATGGGCAATCATTGATGCCACTTCGTTGACAGAGATAAAAAATAAACTTCTGGCTGACGTATTAAAAGAAGCTCTTATTGCGCTAGCTATTTCGTTTTTTCTTATCTATATCATCACACTCTGGATAGTGAGCCCGCTGAAAGGGCTCGCTACTTCGATGAAGCAAGACATTGAAAAAATCGACCAGTCCCGAATCCCTGAAATTAACCGGGCAGACGAGATTGGCGATCTGGCCAGATCTTATTCAAGCCTCACCACACGGATAAAAAATCAGTTACGCATTTTGAAAAGCCAAGCTGAAACCGACCCGTTGACAGGCATCGGCTCCCGGTTCAAGTACCAGAAATATGCCGCGGAAATCGCTCAGCACGCTCTGCAAAAAGGTAATACTGTCTATATTGTGATCTGCGATATAGACAACTTTAAACGTTTTAATGATTTATACGGTCATACCGAAGGCGATAACGTTCTGACTGATGTTGCCAACACAATGAATGAGCTGATTGACGAGCAAGAGCTGGCGTGCCGGATCGGTGGTGAGGAGTTTGTGTTTATCCTCTCCGGTAAGGACCAGACACAACTGCAGAAAAAGATCGACGCCCTAAGGCTAGCGGTACTAAAACTGGCTATACCCCACCGGGGAAATCCGCCCCATCATGTTGTCACTGTTTCTGTCGGCGCGGTTCCTATTACTTCAACTCTAAATACCGTTACCGTCGAGCAGGCAGAGCAGCTTGTTCAGAAAGCACTTATGAAAGCAGACGAACAACTCTATAGCGGCAAAGAGTCTGGCCGCAACACTGTGATGTATGGTGAGCAGTTGAATATAGAGGGCTCAGACTAG
- a CDS encoding GrpB family protein, giving the protein MSTRIIEVVDYRPSWVDEFNKEKELLQSALNVTNVVEIHHIGSTSVKDLCAKPIIDILIEVQSLEQLDRDNYLMQTLGYEVKGEFGIAGRRYFQKGGVQRSHQVHAFLVGSAEVTRHIAFRDYLIEFPDIASMYGSLKREGALVCDNDIELYCKHKESFIKEHQESALCWKYTL; this is encoded by the coding sequence GTGAGTACTAGGATAATAGAGGTAGTTGATTATAGGCCTTCTTGGGTTGATGAGTTCAACAAGGAAAAAGAGCTTCTTCAATCTGCCTTGAATGTAACTAATGTAGTGGAAATTCACCATATTGGTAGCACATCGGTAAAAGACCTGTGTGCAAAGCCCATTATCGATATTCTTATTGAAGTACAGTCTCTGGAACAGCTAGATCGAGATAACTATTTAATGCAAACCCTTGGGTATGAAGTAAAAGGCGAGTTTGGCATTGCTGGCAGGCGTTATTTCCAAAAAGGCGGTGTACAACGAAGCCATCAAGTTCATGCTTTTCTTGTAGGGTCAGCAGAAGTAACAAGGCATATTGCTTTCCGGGATTACTTGATTGAATTTCCTGATATCGCCTCGATGTATGGTAGCTTGAAGCGGGAAGGGGCTCTGGTTTGTGATAACGACATAGAGCTATATTGCAAGCACAAAGAGAGCTTTATCAAAGAACACCAAGAAAGTGCACTTTGCTGGAAATATACCTTATGA
- a CDS encoding glycine zipper 2TM domain-containing protein, whose product MYSFTPNLTKFVGGLMSLLLLMTSYSALAYERNKAVPVEKVVYGQVESIRYLTEKQLIEERNAGWRTFGGAVAGGIIGHQFGKGSGQDIATILGAVIGGVAASNHGDATRIQQYKLIELMINLEDGSQVMVLQDVDPQMPFSAGDEVRVVYLTGYVRVDIAM is encoded by the coding sequence ATGTATTCGTTTACCCCGAATTTAACTAAGTTTGTCGGCGGACTCATGTCACTGCTGCTTTTAATGACAAGTTATTCCGCGCTTGCCTATGAGCGGAATAAAGCGGTTCCTGTAGAAAAGGTGGTTTATGGGCAGGTTGAGTCGATTCGTTATCTCACTGAGAAACAGCTGATTGAAGAGCGCAATGCCGGTTGGAGAACTTTTGGTGGCGCTGTCGCTGGCGGTATTATCGGCCATCAATTTGGTAAAGGTTCAGGGCAGGACATTGCCACTATTCTCGGCGCTGTCATTGGTGGTGTTGCGGCCAGTAACCATGGTGACGCCACACGTATTCAGCAATATAAATTAATTGAGCTGATGATCAATCTAGAAGATGGAAGTCAGGTAATGGTGCTGCAGGATGTTGATCCGCAAATGCCATTTAGTGCCGGAGACGAAGTGCGTGTGGTATACCTGACAGGCTACGTGCGCGTTGATATTGCCATGTGA
- a CDS encoding aminotransferase-like domain-containing protein: MKNDIVSILIKELSSTFDPKYRAIYKCLARLITENILIKGSQLPPHRQLADKINVTSVTVSRAYKELEREGLVIGIIGKGTYVNGDKLVNSNQDKFQNYHPTPSAIDLSKSSSIHTPEILSSISKVRDEVKLTNLLDDYLGEYGPELGFTEHKQSGLNWLLHCGIKGNVGQIACTNGAQHALLCSLLMTTNPGDTIVADEFTYPGLIQLCKQLGRKLVGIASDESGMNPGELSDFCSCNSSSAIYLCPQIHNPTGLIMPQSRRMELVEVCREYNLFIIEDSVFSVLSGAEQQPIQMMAPERTMLISSLSKIFLPGLRVGYLYFPEAFKQKATDVLRDSGWMASPVNHQVASVFIDGGQAFELLSIQKKEILRRKKLVESYLANIQYTTSKYSPHYYLQLPEHKKASAVVDDLKQAGIFTLTCASFSVSKKNRDRFIRVSISCPGDDAELVFAFDKLKEAILD, encoded by the coding sequence ATGAAAAATGATATAGTATCAATTTTAATCAAAGAGCTATCTTCTACATTTGACCCAAAATACAGAGCAATCTATAAATGTCTTGCACGTTTAATTACAGAAAATATATTAATCAAAGGAAGTCAGTTACCACCTCACCGACAACTGGCTGACAAGATAAATGTGACAAGTGTCACCGTATCCAGAGCCTATAAAGAGCTGGAAAGAGAGGGACTGGTTATAGGCATCATAGGTAAAGGTACTTATGTTAACGGTGATAAACTAGTCAATAGTAATCAGGACAAGTTCCAGAATTACCATCCCACTCCGTCGGCAATTGATCTCTCCAAGAGTTCAAGCATACATACACCAGAAATACTCTCGTCGATATCTAAAGTCAGAGATGAGGTAAAGCTGACGAATCTGCTTGATGACTATTTAGGAGAGTATGGCCCAGAGCTAGGTTTTACTGAACACAAACAGTCAGGACTGAACTGGTTGCTACATTGCGGAATCAAAGGAAACGTAGGTCAAATAGCGTGTACCAATGGAGCCCAACACGCTCTGCTATGCAGCCTGTTAATGACGACCAACCCCGGTGATACCATAGTTGCCGATGAGTTCACCTATCCCGGACTGATTCAGCTTTGTAAACAGTTAGGCAGGAAACTGGTCGGCATCGCCTCTGATGAGTCCGGAATGAACCCCGGTGAACTGAGCGATTTCTGCAGTTGCAACTCTAGCTCTGCCATCTACCTCTGTCCTCAGATTCATAATCCGACTGGTTTGATAATGCCGCAGTCACGCAGAATGGAACTTGTTGAAGTATGCAGGGAGTACAACTTGTTTATCATCGAAGATAGCGTGTTCAGCGTGTTGTCAGGCGCAGAACAACAGCCCATTCAGATGATGGCACCAGAAAGAACCATGTTGATCTCCAGCCTGAGTAAGATCTTTCTTCCCGGACTAAGAGTTGGATACCTCTACTTTCCCGAAGCTTTCAAGCAGAAAGCGACAGATGTACTGCGAGACAGCGGCTGGATGGCATCGCCGGTCAATCATCAGGTCGCTTCTGTATTTATTGATGGCGGGCAAGCTTTTGAGTTGCTTAGTATTCAGAAGAAGGAGATCTTAAGACGGAAAAAACTGGTCGAAAGCTATCTGGCAAACATTCAATACACGACAAGCAAATACTCTCCTCACTATTACCTTCAGCTGCCTGAACACAAAAAGGCATCTGCGGTGGTTGACGATCTGAAGCAAGCAGGCATATTTACCCTCACCTGTGCCTCTTTTTCAGTATCCAAGAAAAACAGAGACCGCTTTATTCGCGTCAGCATCAGTTGCCCGGGCGATGACGCAGAACTTGTGTTTGCTTTCGACAAATTAAAAGAGGCGATATTAGATTAA